The Streptomyces sp. NBC_01275 genome has a segment encoding these proteins:
- a CDS encoding heme-binding protein — protein MREPLSYAIAHKAAEAALDAARAEGARICVAVVNRSGITKVLLSDDGVGPIGIETARRKAYTAAVTGVPTSKFAAFAASPAMAVAPVHHVDAGLLAVPGGVPITVDDGEVIGAVGVGGADAETDERLASRALESLKDLTA, from the coding sequence ATGAGGGAACCACTGTCGTACGCCATCGCGCACAAGGCGGCCGAGGCCGCGCTGGACGCGGCCCGGGCCGAGGGGGCGCGGATCTGCGTGGCGGTCGTCAACCGCAGCGGCATCACCAAGGTGCTGCTCAGCGACGACGGAGTCGGCCCCATCGGGATCGAGACCGCGCGCCGCAAGGCCTACACCGCCGCCGTCACCGGCGTGCCGACCTCGAAGTTCGCCGCTTTCGCCGCGTCACCCGCGATGGCGGTCGCGCCCGTGCACCACGTCGACGCCGGCCTCCTCGCCGTACCGGGCGGGGTGCCCATCACCGTGGACGACGGCGAGGTCATCGGTGCCGTCGGCGTCGGCGGAGCCGACGCCGAGACCGACGAACGACTCGCCTCCCGCGCCCTGGAAAGCCTGAAGGACCTGACCGCGTGA
- a CDS encoding glycosyltransferase, producing the protein MTHTSSGLRTARRFQLPVPAANGSTTTRTPTVEIVIPVYNEERALPGCLRTLHARLCDELPYPWRITVADNASVDCTLAVAEELADELPGVGVVHMERKGRGLALRTVWGTSDADIVVYMDVDLSTGLDGLLPLIAPLASGHSDLAVGSRLAPGARTVRGPRRELISRCYNALIRRTHGARFSDAQCGFKAARTDVLRPLLAKTQDDAWFFDTELLLLAEHNGLRIHEVPVDWVEDVDTRVDVVGTATDDLKGLWRMARLKASGAASVPVPRRPEPAAEHPDAVLAPDAARSQLTWQIGCFAVIGIASTAGQALLYWLLRGWWQPAAANFVSLLVLTLLNTEANRRLTFRHSADGIGAGRAHLGAGALFVVGYLVTSAAVLLFRDAVPDATAAAETLVLAGSSVLVTAVRFLVLRLAVFRRRAS; encoded by the coding sequence ATGACGCATACAAGCAGTGGCCTGCGTACGGCTCGGCGTTTTCAGCTGCCGGTCCCGGCCGCCAATGGCTCGACCACCACGCGGACGCCGACCGTAGAGATCGTCATCCCCGTCTACAACGAGGAACGGGCCCTGCCCGGCTGCCTCCGCACCCTGCACGCCCGGCTGTGCGACGAACTGCCCTATCCCTGGCGCATCACCGTCGCTGACAACGCCAGCGTCGACTGCACCCTCGCTGTGGCCGAGGAGCTCGCCGACGAGCTGCCTGGTGTCGGTGTCGTCCATATGGAGCGCAAGGGCCGCGGTCTGGCGCTGCGCACCGTGTGGGGGACGAGCGACGCCGACATCGTCGTCTACATGGACGTCGACCTGTCCACCGGTCTCGACGGTCTGCTGCCCCTGATCGCCCCGCTGGCCAGCGGCCATTCCGACCTCGCCGTCGGCAGCCGTCTCGCGCCCGGCGCCCGTACGGTGCGCGGCCCACGCCGCGAGCTGATCTCCCGCTGCTACAACGCGCTGATCCGCCGCACCCACGGCGCCCGCTTCAGCGACGCCCAGTGCGGATTCAAGGCCGCCCGCACCGACGTCCTGCGGCCGCTGCTGGCCAAGACCCAGGACGACGCCTGGTTCTTCGACACCGAACTGCTGCTGCTCGCCGAGCACAACGGACTGCGCATCCACGAGGTCCCCGTCGACTGGGTGGAGGACGTCGACACCCGGGTGGACGTCGTCGGCACCGCCACCGACGACCTCAAGGGGCTGTGGCGCATGGCCCGGCTCAAGGCGTCGGGCGCCGCCAGCGTTCCGGTGCCGCGCCGCCCGGAGCCCGCCGCCGAGCACCCCGACGCCGTGCTCGCCCCGGACGCCGCACGCTCCCAACTCACCTGGCAGATAGGCTGCTTCGCCGTCATCGGGATCGCCTCGACCGCGGGACAGGCCCTCCTGTACTGGCTGTTGCGGGGCTGGTGGCAGCCTGCTGCGGCCAACTTCGTGTCCCTGCTGGTGCTCACGCTCCTCAACACCGAGGCCAACCGCCGCCTCACCTTCCGCCACTCCGCAGACGGCATCGGAGCCGGACGCGCCCATCTGGGTGCCGGAGCGCTGTTCGTCGTCGGCTACCTGGTCACCTCGGCGGCCGTGCTGCTGTTCCGGGACGCCGTACCCGACGCGACGGCTGCCGCCGAGACCCTCGTGCTCGCCGGCTCCTCGGTTCTGGTGACCGCCGTCCGCTTCCTGGTGCTGCGGCTGGCCGTGTTCCGCCGCCGCGCGTCCTGA
- a CDS encoding GMC family oxidoreductase — protein MSAGHGAEYDYVVVGAGTAGCVLAARLSAATGTRVLLIEAGPPADRGLLVQLPLGVGLLSGRKDIGWGYESEPEPGLNGRRIPVPRGRLVGGTGSVNGSTHVRAHRLDYDDWVTSGAKGWGWDDLLPYFRRSESSWRGDTEHHGGYGPVTVSTTVRRGPFGRRLDRAARSLGIEFPDDTQSGDPTGAGQVENAIHRGRRHSTAAAYLRPALRRRPGLALLTGVLVDTLVLDRGRVTGVRVVKGGQSRVIRAAHEVVVCAGVYNSPQLLMRSGIGPADHLREHGIEPVADLAGVGANLQDHPAAPVLFDVRDPVTFHEHLRVDRAAVGALRWLLTGNGPLAGMPEFLSAYIRTRPDLDRPDGFLGILAGGFDARPWFPGIRPLKDRHCVALNAVATPRSRGEVRLGSADPAAPPRITFNLLTEPEDVAALRETVRTTLALLRSPEVSPMIRAELAPGPDVRTDADFERYLRETGYSANHACGTCAIGTSETAVVDPELRVRGIDGLRVVDASVLPTVPGANINATVIAVAEKASDLIRGIPAASGAPLRERTAG, from the coding sequence ATGAGCGCCGGGCACGGCGCCGAGTACGACTACGTCGTCGTCGGCGCGGGTACGGCCGGCTGCGTCCTCGCCGCGCGCCTGTCCGCGGCCACCGGGACACGGGTGCTGCTGATCGAGGCCGGCCCGCCCGCGGACCGCGGTCTGCTCGTTCAACTCCCCCTCGGGGTCGGGCTGCTGTCGGGACGCAAGGACATCGGCTGGGGTTACGAGTCGGAGCCCGAGCCGGGCCTGAACGGCAGGCGTATCCCGGTCCCGCGTGGCCGGCTGGTCGGCGGCACCGGATCGGTCAACGGCTCGACCCATGTCCGCGCGCACCGCCTCGACTACGACGACTGGGTCACGTCCGGTGCGAAGGGCTGGGGTTGGGATGACCTGCTGCCGTACTTCCGCCGCTCGGAGAGCAGTTGGCGCGGGGACACCGAGCACCACGGCGGGTACGGACCCGTCACCGTGTCGACCACGGTCCGGCGAGGTCCCTTCGGCCGCCGTCTGGACCGCGCCGCCCGATCGCTGGGCATCGAGTTCCCCGACGACACCCAGAGCGGGGACCCCACCGGAGCAGGCCAGGTCGAGAACGCCATCCACCGCGGGCGACGGCACAGCACCGCCGCCGCGTACCTGCGCCCCGCGCTGCGGCGACGCCCCGGCCTCGCCCTGCTCACCGGGGTGCTGGTGGACACGCTCGTGCTCGACCGGGGACGCGTGACGGGCGTCCGTGTCGTGAAGGGCGGACAGAGCCGGGTGATCCGGGCGGCCCACGAGGTCGTGGTCTGCGCGGGTGTCTACAACTCGCCGCAGCTGCTGATGCGTTCGGGCATCGGACCGGCGGATCACCTGCGCGAGCACGGCATCGAACCGGTGGCGGACCTGGCCGGCGTCGGCGCCAACCTCCAGGACCACCCGGCGGCCCCCGTGCTGTTCGACGTCAGGGATCCGGTGACCTTCCACGAGCACCTGCGCGTCGACCGCGCGGCAGTGGGCGCGCTCCGCTGGCTGCTCACGGGGAACGGTCCGCTGGCCGGGATGCCCGAGTTCCTCTCCGCCTACATTCGCACCCGCCCCGACCTGGACCGTCCCGACGGGTTCCTCGGCATCCTGGCCGGCGGTTTCGACGCCCGGCCGTGGTTCCCCGGCATCCGGCCGCTGAAGGACCGGCACTGCGTGGCCCTCAACGCCGTCGCGACCCCCCGCAGCCGCGGCGAGGTCAGGCTGGGCTCCGCCGACCCGGCCGCCCCGCCGCGGATCACGTTCAACCTGCTCACCGAGCCGGAGGACGTCGCCGCGCTGCGGGAGACCGTGCGCACCACGCTGGCCCTCCTGCGCAGCCCGGAGGTCTCCCCGATGATCCGGGCGGAGCTCGCGCCGGGCCCCGACGTGCGCACCGACGCCGACTTCGAGCGCTATCTGCGCGAGACCGGCTACTCCGCCAACCACGCCTGCGGCACGTGCGCCATCGGAACCTCCGAGACCGCGGTCGTCGACCCCGAGCTGCGGGTGCGCGGCATCGACGGACTGCGTGTCGTCGACGCGTCGGTGCTGCCGACCGTGCCCGGCGCGAACATCAACGCCACCGTCATCGCCGTGGCGGAGAAGGCCTCGGACCTGATCCGCGGGATCCCGGCAGCCTCCGGTGCCCCGCTCCGTGAGAGGACCGCGGGATGA
- a CDS encoding PDR/VanB family oxidoreductase has product MSTTWTDAVVVARYDATPRIAVFDLARADGDELWEYEPGAHIDVQVGTAGLIRQYSLCGPPGIRKQYRLAVLDEPASRGGSRAMHALAEGDTLRIAAPRNRFGLTSARRHVLLAGGIGITPLLSMAQSLDATGGDYHLHYCARSRSEAAFLADLEHHPRVTLHFDDEPPEQRLDLGSDLGDPAPGTAVYVCGPGGFMDYALGRAAELGWPASALHKERFSASPPVAAEPGGGGEGGFTVRLSSTGAEYLVPEDQSVLDVLLANGVEAPNSCGQGICGECIVRVRAGEPDHRDDVLTDEERGEGLFTPCSSRSKSPILELEL; this is encoded by the coding sequence GTGAGCACCACCTGGACGGACGCGGTCGTCGTGGCCCGGTACGACGCCACGCCGAGAATCGCGGTCTTCGACCTCGCCCGGGCCGACGGCGACGAGCTGTGGGAGTACGAGCCGGGCGCCCACATCGACGTACAGGTCGGTACGGCGGGGCTGATCCGGCAGTACTCCCTGTGCGGACCACCGGGCATCCGCAAGCAGTACCGGCTCGCGGTCCTCGACGAGCCCGCCTCGCGCGGCGGTTCACGCGCCATGCACGCCCTCGCCGAGGGCGACACCCTGCGCATCGCGGCGCCGCGCAACCGCTTCGGCCTGACGTCCGCGCGTCGGCACGTGCTTCTCGCGGGCGGCATCGGCATCACCCCGCTGCTGTCGATGGCCCAGAGCCTCGACGCCACCGGGGGCGACTACCACCTGCACTACTGCGCCCGCAGCCGGAGCGAGGCCGCCTTCCTCGCCGACCTGGAGCACCACCCACGGGTCACCCTCCACTTCGACGACGAGCCCCCGGAGCAACGCTTGGATCTGGGAAGCGACTTGGGGGACCCCGCTCCCGGGACCGCGGTCTACGTCTGCGGCCCCGGCGGCTTCATGGACTACGCGCTGGGGCGGGCGGCCGAGCTCGGATGGCCCGCGTCCGCCCTGCACAAGGAGCGCTTCAGCGCCTCGCCCCCGGTCGCGGCCGAGCCCGGCGGGGGAGGGGAGGGCGGATTCACCGTGCGCCTGTCCTCCACGGGAGCGGAGTACCTCGTTCCCGAGGACCAGAGCGTCCTGGACGTCCTGCTGGCGAACGGCGTCGAGGCGCCCAACTCGTGCGGACAGGGCATCTGCGGCGAATGCATCGTGCGGGTGCGCGCCGGTGAGCCCGACCACCGGGACGACGTCCTGACCGACGAGGAGCGCGGGGAGGGTCTGTTCACCCCGTGCTCGTCCCGGTCGAAGTCCCCGATCCTGGAGCTGGAGCTGTGA
- a CDS encoding nuclear transport factor 2 family protein — translation MTTSSTAAKDLAAAAPVPASAPATVEEAEAAWLVAQTLPDPEPALRALMHPDCVIVHSAVGHIHGVDDWLRYAARLGRTSQVDTHDVTVQRFGTTAVVSCLQEMRVAFVPELTPFVIQAAVTRVWVRSPSGGRQLAHLQMARRLPPG, via the coding sequence GTGACCACCTCATCGACCGCGGCAAAAGACCTCGCCGCCGCTGCCCCCGTCCCCGCCTCCGCTCCCGCCACGGTCGAGGAGGCCGAGGCCGCCTGGCTCGTCGCACAGACCCTCCCGGACCCGGAACCGGCGCTCCGCGCCCTGATGCATCCCGACTGCGTGATCGTGCACTCGGCGGTGGGCCACATCCACGGCGTCGACGACTGGCTGCGGTACGCGGCACGCCTGGGGCGTACCAGTCAGGTGGACACCCATGACGTGACCGTCCAGCGCTTCGGCACCACGGCCGTGGTCAGCTGCCTGCAGGAGATGCGGGTCGCCTTCGTGCCCGAGCTCACCCCGTTCGTCATCCAGGCCGCCGTCACTCGGGTCTGGGTGCGCTCCCCGTCGGGCGGCCGGCAGCTGGCGCACCTCCAGATGGCCCGGCGGCTGCCGCCCGGCTGA
- a CDS encoding metal-sulfur cluster assembly factor: MTVTETQVRATLNEILDPCSITAGVPAGLDDMGLVGDIRVQDDGAGGQRIAVTVGVTEPSCVLIGSFATEAQVRLTALPGVSAVDVRLADDFDWTPDRLAPHYRQRLDEHREHKRRALPLLAMTRTGPAVDQ, from the coding sequence ATGACGGTCACGGAAACCCAGGTCCGCGCGACGCTCAACGAGATCCTCGATCCGTGCAGCATCACCGCGGGAGTCCCCGCCGGGCTCGACGACATGGGACTCGTCGGTGACATTCGCGTACAGGACGACGGCGCCGGCGGTCAGCGCATCGCGGTCACCGTCGGCGTGACCGAGCCGAGCTGCGTGCTCATCGGCTCGTTCGCGACCGAGGCCCAGGTCCGGCTCACGGCTCTGCCCGGTGTCTCCGCGGTGGACGTGCGGCTGGCGGACGACTTCGACTGGACCCCGGACAGGCTCGCACCGCACTACCGGCAACGGCTCGACGAACACCGTGAACACAAGCGTCGTGCCCTCCCCCTTCTCGCCATGACCAGGACAGGACCAGCCGTTGACCAGTGA
- a CDS encoding Rieske 2Fe-2S domain-containing protein gives MTDPTEPDTGTGYGRKPSSHDARLTEVGPGAPMGEALRRHWQPIASSTALTSDVPHRVRLLGENLIVFRDGQGRPGVVFERCAHRGSSLFYGRVEEDGIRCCYHGWKFDVQGRCLDQACEPDGGKRRNLARQPWYPVEEAYGLVFVYMGPPELKPPLPHYDSLEPLGEGESYHTSWMVPGAEVIGLEQDYNWLQLFENAVDPVHAAWLHSNHSGFQFQGTGTTGFPEHYYDHRTAAERTTYHRTDNGVKYVWRYQDTKGDGGAPVDLEWSVECMLPNIIALPDFIRSTPDVRNDMLIWVVPADDTHHRLVFSIRSADPERATSFMFGIKQNGKDGWQLSEEEKQRFPGDYEAQWSQGPITQHSEETLAPSDRGVVMLRRMLRTMLDDVEAGRTPLGVAAPGEPVRRVEAGLVTRPEAPTGTDRAAAPTAAGA, from the coding sequence ATGACCGACCCGACCGAGCCCGACACGGGAACCGGCTACGGCCGTAAGCCCTCCTCCCACGACGCCCGCCTGACCGAGGTCGGCCCCGGCGCCCCGATGGGCGAGGCGCTGCGCCGCCACTGGCAGCCGATCGCCAGCTCCACCGCCCTGACCAGCGACGTTCCGCACCGCGTGCGCCTGCTGGGCGAGAACCTGATCGTCTTCCGGGACGGCCAGGGCCGCCCCGGCGTCGTCTTCGAGCGGTGCGCGCACCGCGGCAGCAGCCTCTTCTACGGCCGCGTCGAGGAGGACGGCATCCGCTGCTGCTACCACGGCTGGAAGTTCGACGTGCAGGGCCGCTGCCTGGACCAGGCCTGCGAACCCGACGGCGGCAAGCGCCGCAATCTCGCACGTCAGCCGTGGTATCCGGTGGAGGAGGCCTACGGCCTGGTCTTCGTCTACATGGGCCCGCCCGAGCTCAAGCCCCCGCTGCCGCACTACGACAGCCTCGAACCCCTGGGCGAGGGCGAGAGCTACCACACCAGCTGGATGGTGCCCGGCGCCGAGGTCATCGGCCTGGAGCAGGACTACAACTGGCTCCAGCTGTTCGAGAACGCCGTCGACCCCGTCCACGCCGCGTGGCTGCACTCCAACCACAGCGGGTTCCAGTTCCAGGGCACCGGCACGACCGGCTTCCCCGAGCACTACTACGACCACCGCACCGCCGCCGAGCGCACCACCTACCACCGCACCGACAACGGCGTGAAGTACGTCTGGCGCTACCAGGACACCAAGGGCGACGGTGGCGCACCCGTCGACCTGGAGTGGTCGGTGGAGTGCATGCTGCCCAACATCATCGCCCTGCCCGACTTCATCCGCTCGACCCCCGACGTCCGCAACGACATGCTGATCTGGGTCGTCCCCGCCGACGACACCCACCACCGGCTGGTCTTCTCCATCCGCTCCGCAGACCCCGAGCGGGCCACGTCCTTCATGTTCGGCATCAAGCAGAACGGCAAGGACGGCTGGCAGCTGAGCGAGGAGGAGAAACAGCGCTTTCCCGGCGACTACGAGGCCCAGTGGTCACAGGGTCCCATTACCCAGCACTCCGAAGAGACCCTGGCGCCGTCCGACAGGGGCGTTGTCATGCTCCGGCGCATGCTGCGCACCATGCTGGACGACGTCGAGGCCGGACGCACCCCGCTCGGCGTCGCCGCCCCCGGCGAGCCGGTCCGCCGTGTGGAGGCCGGCCTCGTCACCCGGCCGGAGGCGCCCACGGGGACGGACCGGGCGGCAGCGCCCACGGCGGCAGGGGCGTGA
- a CDS encoding amidohydrolase family protein, with protein MIEDFLVVEGVAHNYNFRPENCVNPHIGAAIGEHLYGLHKRVSGPEYTLERSTYMQGAGADIIGRALLAESQTDVIAYHETPIYGHFRDGGSALGFGLEMREKWPERVLIYGAVSPLHPGALDRVDELVEKHRVNALKLYPIDVVEGRATALDMGDPEICFPLLERARQHGLKVVAIHKALPVGPGPTSALGMSDVEAAALAFPDLTFEVVHGGMAFVEETALQLESFHNIWVNLEATSFMAVYAPRRFAQALGAFLQAGAAERIIWATGCDAVHPRPAIEAFWNFEMPRDLIEEYGLPELTKEIKAGILGRNFLRMHGIDEKDLRERIRGDEFDTTELREPWGGRVAPVDDALAGAR; from the coding sequence GTGATCGAGGACTTCCTCGTCGTCGAGGGCGTGGCCCACAACTACAACTTCCGGCCCGAGAACTGCGTCAACCCGCACATCGGAGCGGCCATCGGCGAGCACCTCTACGGCCTGCACAAGCGGGTCAGCGGCCCCGAATACACCCTCGAACGCTCCACCTACATGCAGGGCGCGGGCGCGGACATCATCGGCCGGGCCCTGCTCGCGGAGAGCCAGACCGACGTGATCGCCTACCACGAGACGCCCATCTACGGCCACTTCCGGGACGGGGGCTCGGCGCTGGGCTTCGGCCTTGAGATGCGCGAGAAGTGGCCGGAGCGCGTGCTGATCTACGGCGCGGTGTCCCCGCTGCACCCCGGCGCCCTGGACCGGGTGGACGAGCTGGTGGAGAAGCACCGGGTCAACGCCCTCAAGCTCTATCCGATCGACGTCGTCGAGGGCCGGGCGACCGCGCTGGACATGGGTGACCCGGAGATCTGCTTCCCGCTGTTGGAGCGGGCCCGGCAGCACGGTCTGAAGGTCGTGGCCATCCACAAGGCCCTCCCGGTCGGGCCCGGGCCGACCTCCGCCCTCGGGATGAGCGACGTGGAAGCCGCCGCGCTGGCCTTCCCCGACCTCACCTTCGAAGTCGTCCACGGCGGCATGGCCTTCGTCGAGGAGACGGCCCTTCAGCTGGAGTCCTTCCACAACATATGGGTCAACCTGGAGGCCACGTCGTTCATGGCGGTCTACGCGCCCCGCCGCTTCGCCCAGGCATTGGGTGCCTTCCTCCAGGCCGGCGCCGCCGAGCGGATCATCTGGGCGACCGGCTGCGACGCCGTCCACCCCCGGCCGGCGATCGAGGCGTTCTGGAACTTCGAGATGCCCCGTGACCTGATCGAGGAGTACGGGCTGCCCGAGCTCACCAAGGAGATCAAGGCCGGCATCCTCGGCCGCAACTTCCTGCGGATGCACGGAATCGACGAGAAGGACCTCCGCGAGCGCATCCGAGGCGACGAGTTCGACACCACCGAACTCCGGGAGCCGTGGGGCGGACGCGTCGCCCCGGTCGACGACGCGTTGGCCGGTGCCCGATGA
- a CDS encoding TetR/AcrR family transcriptional regulator, which produces MGTRRAILAAAGAEFAAHGFDGARVVRIAESAGVSHQLITYYFGGKRGLYEALSDQWLEESMRVSQARTFADAARRYVHWAHEDPAWVHTLTREEPGTRPPAEDERAAELFKHVEELRARQARGEFRSDLDVGAVALVFFAASIAPVAIPWIARELGQQDPESPEFIDHYAEQVGRIVSALAEATTATQTAQAAQAAQAAQDESSPVDGEPQD; this is translated from the coding sequence GTGGGCACCCGGCGGGCCATTCTGGCCGCCGCCGGCGCGGAGTTCGCCGCCCACGGTTTCGACGGGGCCCGGGTCGTGCGGATCGCGGAGTCGGCCGGCGTCAGCCATCAGCTGATCACCTACTACTTCGGGGGCAAACGCGGGCTGTACGAGGCGCTGAGCGATCAGTGGCTCGAGGAGTCCATGCGCGTCAGCCAGGCCCGTACCTTCGCGGATGCCGCGCGGCGCTACGTCCACTGGGCCCATGAGGACCCCGCGTGGGTGCACACGCTGACGCGCGAAGAGCCCGGCACGCGCCCGCCCGCCGAGGACGAGCGGGCCGCCGAGCTGTTCAAGCACGTCGAGGAACTCCGCGCCCGGCAGGCGCGCGGTGAATTCCGGAGCGACCTCGACGTGGGAGCCGTGGCCCTCGTCTTCTTCGCCGCCTCGATCGCTCCGGTGGCCATCCCGTGGATCGCCCGTGAACTCGGCCAACAGGACCCAGAATCACCGGAGTTCATCGACCACTACGCGGAGCAGGTGGGCCGGATCGTCTCCGCGCTCGCCGAAGCGACAACAGCGACACAGACGGCACAGGCGGCACAGGCGGCACAGGCGGCACAGGACGAGAGCTCGCCGGTGGACGGCGAGCCCCAGGACTGA